The genomic region GTAGTTGTATTTATAAACTAAAGAATCGAAAAAGAGAGTTGAATTTGGGACACAAGGAAAGAATTAGCTTGGAGAAACGAGACATAATTTCGAAGGTTTcttcatcaaaatataaatggtGTGAATATATATGCAACATGCTATTTTGAAGGTTCCCTTATCTACAAAGTTGACCATATGATGCTTATTTCTAACATGAAGATCTAATGCCAAAAGCAGTTCTTGGACACTAAATAGAAAACTGTACGGTGTATTTGGTATTCTACAGTCCATCCAGTTGAGGTCAGTTGACCAAGAACTCATTTGAATATAAATCAGTAGAATTCATAGTAGACAAATATAAATGTTCAGTATAGAACTGGCTCTCCTTGTTGGGGTGTGGAATCAGACCTATCTTTACATCTAAAGCCTACGCATTGTGGATTTTGGCACAATGCTTTCCAGGTGCCCTAGTATAAATGGTTTATGAGTGGTCATACAACTTCAAGAGCATGAacctatatattatatggaCAGTGTTGACTTAATAACCAGTAGACTGGTGTGCTTAAAATGATTGCAAAATTTGAGTCTTGACATGCAGAAGGCAAAGGGTGCTTACCGGGAGCTATGTAACCATATGATCCAGCAACAGCGGACATCGACTTGGATTGGGGCATGTCTATCACTTTTGCCAAGCCAAAATCGCCAACATGGGCTTCAAACTTCTCGTCAAGAAGTATATTATTTGACTTTATATCACGGTGGACGATCCTAGGTCTGCAGTCATGGTGTAGATAAGCAAGGCCTTCGGCGGCTCCAAGAGCAATTGTAAACCTCGTCGGCCAGTCTAGGTTGCAAGATGCCCCATGAAGCAGTTCGCCCAAGCTACCTCTTGCCATGTACTCATAGAGAAGAAGATTGGAACCTTGGTGATAGCAAAAGCCATATAGCTTCACAATATTACGATGCCTAATCTTTCCCAAAGTTAAAATCTCAGCTCGAAAGCTGTTCTCGATGTTATTACCCTCTCTATTGGAAGCTAGCTTCTTTACCGCAATTGTTTGAGTGGATTGCAGTACTGCTTTGTATACTGTCCCAACTGCCCCCCTTCCGATAACAAAAGTGTCGTGAAAATTGTTTGTAGCCTCAACCAGGTCTTGGAAAGTGAAACCTTCTTTTGGAGGAAAATAGATATCAGAATCGAGGGATGATATGTCCTTATCTGGCGAAGATGCAACCATATCAACTGGATGACACTTcatcacatataaaataaCTGCAATTAAAACAAGAGAGACTCCACCTATCACAGCAGCTACTATAGTGATGATCTTTCCTCGAGGGGCATCCATACTCCCAACTGGAGAAGGAAATGTGTCAAACGGTGTAGATCCAGTACAATTACCAAGAGGCCCACCACAAAGACCTTTGTTACCCATGAAGCTACTGACACTCATGTTCTGGAACAATTGCACAGAAGGCAGCGGCCCTGTTAAGTCATTGTACGAGAAGTTGCAACCAAGAAGGCTCGATAAATTTGCAAATGTGCTTGGAATCTCACCACTCAAATGATTGTTGTTGAGGAAAAGGTATTCTAACAGGATAAGATTTCCAAGCTGAGGGGGTATAGACCCagacaaattattataactgAGATTCATTGCAATCTGCAGGCTGGCAAGATTACCTATCTCCTTTGGTATCTCGCCAGATAATAAATTTCCACCCATCTGCAGTTCAGTCAAATGAGAGAGGTTGCCTAATTCTGCTGGTATATTTCCAGAAAACATATTCTCCGATATAATAAGACGTTCAAGCAGAGAAAGAGTACCTAACTCATTGGGTATCGTATCTATAAACCTATTCCGGCTAAGATCAAGCCTTTGCAGAGCCTTGCACTTGAGAATTTCTAGCGGTATCTGTCCAGTGAAGAAATTCGAAGAAACATTGAAAGCCACAAGCTGTAACAGATTGCCTATCTCCGTAGGCAACTCAGATGTAAAATAATTCCCAGAGACATCAAGCCGCTGCAACTTTCGGCAGTTTCCCACCTCTTGAGGTATTGGTCCACTAAACTTATTCTGACCCAATTCTAGAGCAGAGAGGTTTTTCAGTTTGCACACATCAGAAGGAAAGCTCCCGGTGAGCCTGTTACCACTGAGACGCAACTGTACCAAAGAACTACAATTGATGACACCAGGCGGAATGTTCCCATACAACTGATTGGACCCGAGATTAAGCAATATCAAGTTCGAATGCCAACAAATATGAGGAGGAATTCTACCTGTGAGGTGATTGTCAGAAAAATCAACTACCCATAGTCGACTGTATAGCCCGAGACGTTGGGGTATGGCAccacttaaaaaattatcaaaaagcTGTAACTGACTCATTCGAGGAAGATATTGAAAGCCAAATGGGATAGGACCAGTTAGGTAGTTAATTGACAAGTCTAGCTTCGTCAGGTTCCTCAAATTACTGAGCTCAGTTGGGATAACACCAGTAAGCTCATTCTGGAACaagtacaataaatatagATCCTTTATTTGAGTCAGTTCTGTTGGAATTTCTCCAGACAAATAATTCTCTGAGAAATCAATTTCTAATCCATAACTGAGGTTTCCAATCTCCCTTGGTATAGTACCATTCAATCCATTTCTGTACAGGTATAACCTNNNNNNNNNNTTGTTCTGGTATAAAGCAAGAGTCTGAAGACTTGTACAATTCTCAAGCTCCTTCGGTATGGTCCCAGAGAACTGATTGTCCCAAAGAATGAGATCAGTTAATCTCTTGAGCATGCCAAGCTCTCTAGGTAAGTTGCCTCCTATTTGATTTTGTGCAAGACCAAGAATTTCCAGGCTTTCACAATGGCCTATCTCAGCTGGTAAACTTCCAGAAATTGCATTCTGCCCTGCACGGAAAATTCTCAAGCTTCTCAAGTTACCAAAAGACCGAGGCACCGAACCAGTGAGGTTATTGGTGTATGCCACAAACTGAACAAGAGAAGTTAATTTACCAAACTCCTCAGGAATTGGACCAGAAATCTGATTGTTGCACAAATTCAGACTTATCAGGCGAGAAAGATTACCCAATTCAACTGGCATTTCCCCATCAAGCTGATTATCATTCAAGTTAAGAGTTTCTAACTTTGAACAATTTGCAATCTCCTTAGGAATACTCCCTGTGAACCCATTGTTTGACAGATCAAGATAAGTTAGATAGACCAAATTACCAATCCAGGAGCTCAGAGTTCCTGAAAGATTCCGAAAGCTCAAATCTAGGGACCATACCACTGGATTATAATCCGAAGTGCAATTCACACCTATCCAATTGCAGGGTGTCTGATCATTTGGATTCCAATtccaaagaaaattaaagggATCAACAATGCTTTTCTTGACCTGCAGGAGGTAAATTCCATCTTCACTC from Sesamum indicum cultivar Zhongzhi No. 13 linkage group LG3, S_indicum_v1.0, whole genome shotgun sequence harbors:
- the LOC105158723 gene encoding probable leucine-rich repeat receptor-like protein kinase At2g33170 — translated: MSWAFELKKGLLWGCLGILSVSLMLICPSEALSEDGIYLLQVKKSIVDPFNFLWNWNPNDQTPCNWIGVNCTSDYNPVVWSLDLSFRNLSGTLSSWIGNLVYLTYLDLSNNGFTGSIPKEIANCSKLETLNLNDNQLDGEMPVELGNLSRLISLNLCNNQISGPIPEEFGKLTSLVQFVAYTNNLTGSVPRSFGNLRSLRIFRAGQNAISGSLPAEIGHCESLEILGLAQNQIGGNLPRELGMLKRLTDLILWDNQFSGTIPKELENCTSLQTLALYQNXXXXRLYLYRNGLNGTIPREIGNLSYGLEIDFSENYLSGEIPTELTQIKDLYLLYLFQNELTGVIPTELSNLRNLTKLDLSINYLTGPIPFGFQYLPRMSQLQLFDNFLSGAIPQRLGLYSRLWVVDFSDNHLTGRIPPHICWHSNLILLNLGSNQLYGNIPPGVINCSSLVQLRLSGNRLTGSFPSDVCKLKNLSALELGQNKFSGPIPQEVGNCRKLQRLDVSGNYFTSELPTEIGNLLQLVAFNVSSNFFTGQIPLEILKCKALQRLDLSRNRFIDTIPNELGTLSLLERLIISENMFSGNIPAELGNLSHLTELQMGGNLLSGEIPKEIGNLASLQIAMNLSYNNLSGSIPPQLGNLILLEYLFLNNNHLSGEIPSTFANLSSLLGCNFSYNDLTGPLPSVQLFQNMSVSSFMGNKGLCGGPLGNCTGSTPFDTFPSPVGSMDAPRGKIITIVAAVIGGVSLVLIAVILYVMKCHPVDMVASSPDKDISSLDSDIYFPPKEGFTFQDLVEATNNFHDTFVIGRGAVGTVYKAVLQSTQTIAVKKLASNREGNNIENSFRAEILTLGKIRHRNIVKLYGFCYHQGSNLLLYEYMARGSLGELLHGASCNLDWPTRFTIALGAAEGLAYLHHDCRPRIVHRDIKSNNILLDEKFEAHVGDFGLAKVIDMPQSKSMSAVAGSYGYIAPEYAYTMKVTEKCDIYSYGVVLLELLTGKTPVQPLEQGGDLVTWVRNYIRARSLSSEILDSRLDLKDEITVHHMITVLKIALLCTSMSPFDRPTMREVVLMLMESNEREGYAVSPPDYDLSLKDDAL